TTCTGAGGGCTTGTTTGGATAATCCATTCCCTTCCAGTACATGTATTTTCGAGTGGAAAATGAACTAATTTCCATCTCAGTTTTTCGCAATATATGCGGATTAGAGGGAATCACTATGTTCCCAAACAAGGCCTGAGTGGGATTGATCGATTAATACCGGATTCACTTGGTTTTACTATCACTTTTAGGTGTAAATTAAATAGCTTCCCAACTAACGGCCTGCTAAGATACATCAGAGCTATTGTATataggtgtgtgtgtgtctgatACAAGCATGCACCACAATAAGTCATGTAGCTGTTGTATATGTAGTTCTTCTGTAGTGGGGTCTCAACCTAGATAAAAGTCTGTTTTGCCATCTCATTTTAAGGAACATTGGTGGtatgttccttttttttaaaaaaaatcacggTGCCATGAAGTGGTCATGCATCTCTATTTGTACAAGGTTGAAACAGAGCTTTGAAGTTTGTTTTGTGTTCCTTCTCTTCCTAGATTTGGCCAACAGTGGCAGTTGTCATGAATATTATATTGTAATATAGTCTACCTTGTCTTATTTAACAGAATTCATCCGGTTTTAGTTTATAATTATTATTGGAAATTCTTATCGCCGATGTAGCAGTTTTTGTTGTGAGAATGTCTTGCTTTTACGAAGACTGCACTCACTAACTTGTTCATGTTTGCACTGGTCGTGGACCGACAAAAGTAACAAACGCTAGACTTTCATTAGGCTTTTACTGCTAGGGTATCATGTTAAGATTAACCAATTGTTCATCTGCACAATTTTAAAATCTAATTCCTGTTTAACTGCATATTATGAAGGACTTCTGTTTGTAAGGATTTCATTGTTTATGCTCATCTGTCTAGCTTATGATAATTTCCTCTATAGTCAATTGCAGCAAATTTGCGCCGTTCGACGCGGAAGCGAAGGATTTCTGTAAATCTGGAGGGCTATGATACGGATAGTTCAAGTATGGAAGATGATGATCTTATGGTGAGTTTCTGCAGTTCATGAAAAGTTACTTCACACTAGTACCCCTACCCCAACTGTCAACTAAATTTACTGATTATTGTAGCCTCTAAATGTTTCAGAGGCCCAGATATCGTTCTTCAAAGAGTAAAGGGGAAAACAATGCTGCACATGATGAAGTGTCAGCGCGGCCAAAGCGCCAGAAGTTATCCAACTCTATACCTCGCCGCGAAGGTTTACGACCCAGAAGATCTTTGCGAGGAAAAAGGCTGCATGCATACCAGGAATCTGAAGATGAACAGGAAAGCTCTGATGAACAGGGTGCAGAAGATCAAAGAGAAAATGGCAATGAGATTGAGGAGGAtgcaggtgatgatgatgaggttGATGGAGGCGATGAAGCTGAAGCAGATGGagatgatgaagatggtgaggaagaacaagaaggaaggaggagatatGATTTAAGGGATCGTTCAGAGGTTCGTAGACCATCCCCTCGTAAGGAAGGGAAGCACAGGCCACAATCTCCTCGTAGAGTACTAGTTCATGGAATTGGTCCAAAGAACAGCAAATATTTAAAAAAAGGCGGGTCGCGTATGCATAAGCGCCCTCGTTTCTCTTTACCAGACGATTCGGATGATTCCCTTCTTGTGGATGAGCCGGATGAAGGTCCATCCATGCCATGGATGCGTAGTGGGAGGGGAGGTATGCCGTGGTTGATGGGTGGATTGGACATGCATAGTCCAGCAGCATGGGGTCTGAATGTTGGAGCATCTGGTTGGGGTCACCAGGGTGACAGTTCTACTTCACTCATGCCCGGGGTCCAAACTGCGGGACCAAGTTCCAAGGGAGGAGCTGATATTCAGCCTCTGCAAGTTGATGAGAGTGTGAGTTTTAAAGATATTGGTGGACTATCAGAGTACATTGATGCTTTGAAGGAAATGGTTTTCTTCCCTTTGCTGTATCCAGATTTTTTTGCAAACTACCACATTACTCCACCTAGAGGAGTTCTGCTTTGTGGCCCGCCGGGTACTGGAAAAACATTGATTGCCCGTGCCTTAGCTTGTGCTGCCTCTAAAGCCGGCCAGAAGGTCAGTTTTTATATGCGCAAAGGGGCTGATGTTCTTAGTAAATGGGTTGGAGAGGCTGAAAGGCAGCTCAAGTTACTTTTTGAGGAAGCTCAAAAGAATCAGCCATCTATTATATTTTTTGATGAAATTGATGGCCTGGCACCTGTGAGGTCTAGCAAGCAGGAGCAGATTCACAATTCAATTGTTTCGACATTGCTTGCTTTGATGGATGGTCTTGATTCACGTGGGCAAGTTGTCTTGATTGGAGCAACTAACAGAATTGATGCCATTGATGGAGCATTGCGTAGACCTGGCCGATTTGATCGTGAGTTTTATTTTCCTTTACCTGGCTACGAGGCTCGAGCCGAAATACTGGATATTCATACAAGGAAATGGAAGGATCCTCCACCAAAGGAACTAAAGATGGAGCTTGCTGTTAGCTGTGTGGGATATTGTGGAGCTGATTTGAAAGCGTTGTGTACTGAAGCAGCTATTAGAGCATTTAGAGAGAAGTATCCTCAGGTCTACACAAGTGATGACAAGTTTGTCATTGATGTTGATTCGGTCAGTGTTGAGAAATACCACTTTTTGGAAGCTATGTCTACAATAACTCCAGCTGCGCATAGGGGATCCATTGTGCATTCAAGGCCACTTTCATCAGTTATTGCTCCCTGTCTGAAGAGGCATCTTGATAAAATAATGGAACGGATTTCTgatatttttccttttctttcatcCGTAGATTTTAGCAAGTTCTCTGCCCTTTCCTATGGATCTTCCATTCCTCTTGTTTATAGACCTCGCCTTTTGATATGTGGTGGTGAGAGTGTTGGACTGGTAAGACTGTTCCTTTCTATAAATAGACAATATCATATTACCTGCCTTTCTTTTTTCACTTCCTAATGTGTTTTTAACTTAGCAGGATCATGTGGGACCAGCTGTTTTGCATGAACTTGAGAAGTTTTCTGTTCACTCGTTGGGACTGCCTTCTCTTCTCTCTGATCCAAGTGCAAAGACGCCTGAAGAAGCTCTTGTGCATATTTTTGGGGAAGCCAAGAGAACAACTCCATCCATTCTCTACCTGCCTCAGTTCCATCTTTGGTGGGATACGGTTAGTAGACACTCTTTTAAATATTCAAAGTTTTTTGCTATGACCATTCTGACAAGTGTTGAATAAGGATTATTTACTTAATTGTTTATGTTACAGGCACACGAACAGCTTAGGGCTGTGTTACTGACTCTATTGAATGAGTTACCATCCAACCTTCCAGTTTTGTTGCTAGGAACATCATCAGTGGCTTTCACTGATCTCGAAGAAGAGTGTGCTTCCATATTCTCTTCTCGCAATATGTAGGTTCCTTGCAAAATGTCGTCTTCTTTTCCTTGGTTGTATTGGCTACATGGCTTGTTCTTACTGATGTGAGCTAGATATAAAGTGACAGTTTCCTACCTGTTGCTTGGGTCCTGTTACTTAATATACTATATCTTTGCTGCTCAGCTTTTCTATTAACAATTTTCTACCTTGACCCTTGATCTCTGTAAATGCTTTGTATATTCCATCCTTGATCGTTCACAAAGAAAGCATGGAAGCTCTTAGGCATTAGATGTGTTGCAATGGTAGGCACATAAATAATTGAGGATGCAATTTGTTTCCTTTTTGTTGACTTGTGGGCTCTAATTCTTCATATAACATTTTATTTGTGATTCAGTGCGACCTTCTTCACATGAAATTCACTGCATTTCCCCATTATCTTTTCTTTCACCAAGAAATAAAAATCTTTGTTTGATAGGTACCAAGTGGATCAACCAAGTTATGATGATAGATTGAGATACTTCAATATATTGTTTGAGTCATTGCTCTCGTTCCAAACGGAGGAATCAAGAAACAAGTTAAAGAAACAGAAATCTGCTATTGATCTTCCGAAAGCTCCAAAGGTAGTGGAGGGTCCTAAGGTTTCGGAGCTAAAGGCTAGGGCAGAAGCCGAGCAGCATGCTGTCCGTCGAATGAGGATGTGCCTCCGAGATATTTGTAACCGGTCTGCAGTTTGCTCCTTTACTCCTTTATTTATTGAGCTTAGTTATTTATCATCACCAATTAATAACTATAAAGTCAGTTAAAATTTTGTTGTGATATTTCAAATCATAAAACCTACGCTGTAAAGTATGATAAAAAAGGATTCTGTTATTTGAGAGGGATTTTAAAAATATTCTTTTAGCTCTTGCCTGGAGTATTCAATGTTTTTGGTAGACCTCTTGTTTTCATCCTCCGTTGCAAAAGCATTGTTGCACTAGTAGCTTGTCACAGTGTTCATTTTTTTTCCTGTACCCTGATAGAACTAATGGTGTGACTGCTTGTATTTTCAGCATTTTATACAACAAAAGGTTCAATGTGTTTCACTTCCCAGTATCAGAAGAGGAGGTACCTGACTATCGATCAGTAATTCACAAGCCTATGGATATGGCTACTGTCTTGCAGCGGGTGGACTCTGGACAATACCTTACCAGGGCAGCATTTATGAATGATATTGATCTTATTGTCTCGAATGCAAAGGTACATCTTCTTGAGAATTTATTTTTTGATTCATGTTACATATGTGGTGGCCTCAGTGGTGAGCGTTTTGAGGATGGCAGCTTAAATACGTGCCAAACTTCCACTACTGTTGCTAACCTATGTATGTCCTATACAGACTTATAATGGGAACGACTACAATGGATCTAGGATCGTCAGTAGAGCATGTGAACTCCGAGACGTGGTATCTTGTTTAATCTCAATTTCAAGTATATTTCATTGTTGACTGCCACTTTGTCAATTATCTTTGTATGATGTCTAATGAACCCCTTTTTGGTCAGGTGCAAGGTATGTTGTCACAGATGGACCCGTCTTTGGTGTCCTTCTGTGATAAAATCGCTTCACAGGGGGGACCACTGCAGGTTATGGATGATGAAGATAGCTCCATTCTTCAAGCAGCACCTGTTGCTCAGCTGGTTTCTGGCACTAGAATAAGTGCAAGGCTTCGCAATGTGCAGCCAGAAGTAAATCTCTCACAAAGTTATGAAGTGCTTAAGCGGCAAAAGAAAAGTGCAGAAAATGAACAGGGTCAGTTCTTATGATCTTGACGATGACCATTGTATTTGTTTGTCAAGATGTGATAGCAATAATTATGGAAAACATTGAATTGTTGGTTGTTTCAGGCTTGACTAAAGATGTGGCTGCCAGAGACGAAAGGTCTCCAGAAGATGTAGATTTGTCAAAACCAATTTCCCCAGAAGAAACTCCAAAAGAACCAGATTCAAATGGCACACTGAAAGAAGCCGACAATTCACCAGCTGAAGCAGCAGAAGTACCTGCTCGTCCTGAACCCATGGAGACTGACAGCAGTGAAGTTGCCACCACCGTGAGTACTGGTGACGACTTACTCGGACAGCTAGAAGCCCTAAAGCAACGCTTTATGGAGCACACGGCAGGCTACGGCGTCCCACAGCTGGAGAGGCTGTATTCCCGGATAATGAAAGGCGTGATAGAGTTGACAAGTAAAGAAAGCAATGAAGATCATAGGCGGTTAGTTGTTAGATATTTGTTGACATTTGTTGAGAACAGCGACAATTTTTAACTCCGGCGCGTAATAAGATTCTTGTTTTTTCATGTGTACATTCTCTttggaatgaaaaaaaaaatagtggaTCACCTTGGGAGCTTTCCCAGTTCCATGCCGTGTAATAGAAATGTGCCAAATGTTCAAAGTGTCAGCGACACAATTTTGCAATGAATGATGTAGAAAGTGCATCCTGTGtagatttgttttttttaagaCCCTGGATTTACCATGTCATGTACATTTCTTAGTATTTGTAGGAAGAAGCTCAGCTTGACTGATTTAcgtgatctctctctctctctctctctctctctctctctctctctctctctctcaggtttgtgacttcaaactcttatgatGCATGGGATGGTGCTTGCTGCTTAGACGTTTTCGTTTCGTAAGGTTGCCAAAAACTACTAGGCGTTAATCCGTGAACAGAAGAGAAGCTTGTCACTAACTAATGGGCTAATGGAAATGGCATCACTGCAGAGAACAGAAGAGAAGCATGGCAATGTCATCACGGGTTGCAAGGAAAAAAGTTGCATCAAGCCAGGACAAGGCGGGCATCCTACCGATACCGCGCACCGAGATCCGTGACTGCTGCAGCTAAAGTAGGCAGCCATCCCTCTTCTGTTGGCAAACTCAGTGAAAAGCCTTGGTGAAACAGGTAGTGCCATACTGTGCCAAAATCGCCCTATTGGTCTAGCACTTCAACACTGGCACCAGAAATTGCAACCATATCAATCCACATCCACATTCAACGTTCACAAGAATTAAACTCTCTGAATCATAACTGTCATGTCATACAAAGGAAATGCGAAGTTTCAGTGATGTTCAGAACAAACATGCACAAGGGCTGAAAGCATTGCTGAAGGCACATATATTGCTTCCCCCCTAAGTTCATGGCACGATTGATATGCAAGATGTGAGCAGCATAAATCTACCATGACCCTACTGCACCCTGGGCTGGGTTTTCAAAATGAGAGAAGCCCCAGTAGGTCTTCAAAGAGTATGGCGGGTAGATGGTTGATCCTTCAGTTGTGATCTTGGCAATCTGTGAGTCAAGTACATGTTAGGGCAATCTGTAGTTATGCACTGAATTTCTGTGAATGTTCACAGGTTCAGCAAACTAAGCACATTAACCAATGTTAATGGGTTCATACCTGGAATTTGTTGATAGATGACCTATCACGGTACAGCAAGACCAGCAAACACTTCTCAACCAGCTTAACAGCTTCTTCAAAAGTCATTTCCTCGCGCCATTCAGCCCGAAGTATGGGGATCGCCAGATGATTTCCAAACCCAGTAGCAACATGGTTTTCCTCAAAGTGGGTACCAATCATGTTAACCTGCACAGGTCAAGAATTAGGTGCAAGATGTTGACATATCAAGGCCAGTGAATAAGAAGATGCAATTCATTTGAAAACAGATCATACCATCCCAAGATATTTCTCATCGCCCTTTGGGCCCTTTTTAACTCCACCAAGGACAAGGGTGTTCCAGAGAGGATCAAACTTGTTGCGTCTGTTGTACATTACCCTTGTCAAATAACTGTGGATCTCTTTCGGGCCCAAAGAGTTCCCATCATCCCACATATGATCAGACAAACTGAAAAGAAAGGGTGAATGAAGAGATTCAGATTTCCATAGCATTACATACAAATAAAAACATGAGTTCACTATATAACATTATGAAGTTCCATACTTCCATATATATCCACATTAGATGTAACTTACGTTAGTTCATCGAGATAGCGCAAAATCTCCTGGAAATCACTGTACTCTCCGCTTGCTCCAATGAGGCTATGCTTACCAACTGCCTTAATGCGTTCCACACTCTTGTATCTCAAAGTTGACCCATAGGAGGCTGCAAATGGAAGATAAGACTAAGTTTCCCATTGTAATAATGGTATTTGTCTGTACAGAAGAACTGTGACTAACCTCCAGTATCACATGCCATGATCACACCATCCTTGTACTTCAAGGCAATGACAGAAGTACCAGTCACATACGGATACCTGTTGATGTCAAACAATGGCAGGAATAAATCACGTGAATTGATAACCTTACCAAAAGCAAACACCACAATAGAACTATATAGAAGAGTTCAATGGAAACAACACACTACAAGGAAGCTTGGAAAGTGGAGGTGTTCTAAAAATAACAAGCACACAATTAATGCCAGCCATATTTCCATAACAGAGAAGCCATTAGAAATATAGGCATCTAATCAGGGATTTAGACTGATGAAGAAATAACATACTGTAAGAATATTGTTTTACACTTCACCAAAAGCATACATACCAAGTAAACTAAGTTCAATTCTATCCCCATAAAGGAACAAAACTTAAAAGATGCTGCTATTTCATAAACATACGAACCCTTATTTCCCAATTCATATGTTGGATCAATAACTAGACATAAGAACagagaggaaaaaagaaaagaaaagaaaaaaacactgCCCACACACTAACAAATCCGTCAACTTTCAAATCCTCTGGCATTCCAATTTATTTTGTCAGAACTGTAAAATACACTCAACCACATGTAAAATAACGAGTAACCCCACCgagctaagagcatctccaacagttttcTATTATTTGTTCCCCAAACCATAATGTTTGCCAACTCCCAAAATAAGTAGGGCGAGGAAAAAGAAGACCATCTCCAAGACTACCCTATATTTCACttgtaaaaaaatcaaattttagTACCATCCATTCAGCTGAGCAATAAACTACTGGTGATCATACAGTATTATCTGCATTCAGCAACTCGTAGAAGCCATCAGTTAGCCATCAAGCAACAGCAGGTGGTTGGCAACAGTACCATGCAGGCGATCAGCATAGTTCAGTAAATGAGTTGGCAAGCAGCAGGATGCCATTAGTATCATCTAGTACGCAGCAGAGCCGATtggtagcagcagcaggcaaCTAGTAAACCAAAATAGATTGAGAGAATTCCTTCATTGCCGAGCACCCGCGCGTGGCCGCGTCGTAGTCCGCCCTGTGGCAGGTGGCGTTGAGGTGCGCCATGAGGTGCAGGCTGGAGAGGTGGGCGAGCGCCGTGTCGCGGTCCGATGCGTCTTGTCGCGCATCTGTGCCCTTGCCTACACGTTCCAAGGGTCGTGTCTCCTCCGagctcctacacgccggctCGGACCCTGCCTACATCCCGGCGCTGTGCCCTCGCCGACTGTATCTGTGGGCGCGGGAGGACTGAGGGAGGAGACAACGCGGGGGACTCTGGTCTCTGGATGCGCGCGATGGAGTAGCGCGCATATATGCGCACGAAGGAGCCTCGGATGGGAATTGTCAGAAGATGGGGAAGGGAGATGGGGAACTATTGGAAAGGTGTTTTTCtactttttttctaaaaaaacaaggATGGGGAAGAGATATAgggcactcttggagatgctctaatcaACTTCTACTATGGTAGAGGCCAAATCCAAGCAGTATGCATAGAAATTTATAAATACAGAGTAGCAAGTAACCCCAACGAGCTAATCGACATCTAGGACAGAAGAAAGCCGAATCCAAGCAGTTTGCAGAGAAATGCATAAACATCCGGACCGACACTGCAAACATCTCAATGCAGAGTTAAGAACAGCATCACGAATCACTAACCCTAATCCGCAAAAATCCCCAAGGTTCTAATCGACAtaaccctttttttttctgaaacagGATTTCATCGTGGAAAACACCAAAAGGTTCTACTCGAGCGATGGCTTAAGCCTTAAGATGAATTTCCGCTTCTGTGCCCAAATCACCCTCACTCACAAGCAGTCTCACCGCAAAAACTTTACCCCCTCTTCGCACGAGGAAGGGGCAATCTGACGCAAGCCGCGATCTGAACCAAGCACCGAAACATAAATAGACAAACTTACTGCGTCCGCTGCGTCtcgcctcctcccgccgccgccgccgccgccgccggtggcgccTGGCTCCCGCCCGCGGCGTGAGATCCCATCGCCTGCTGCCACTGCGGAAACCCACAGAGATGCGTCAAAGACACGTAACCGGAGGCGAATCGCAGCAGCTGAAGGAGATGCTTACCGCCATGTCGGTCCGCCTCTTCTTCGATCCGCGACAGTGATCTACGTCTTTGGTGTCCTCACCGGTCGCCGCCGCTATAAGAGACAGTGCCTTCCGCTTttatttttcctattttctttcttgaagccgaagagaagaagaaggagagcgCCGCTACACGGGCCGGAGTTGGATTCATACCCGAGCCCGAGTCGACTCTCGAGATCTTTCAGCTGGGCCTAAATTTGCTAACGGTTTGGGCCAATCCTGGGCTCCACGGTTTGgaaagtcttttttttttcctccatcAGCTTTACGCCGAATCTGTTTTTCCTGGATAATGAAACCgaggttttttattttttatattttatatttctgttttttacaaaaatatattttcgatttggaaactTACATAAATATactccggccgccccgctgccgggcagcCGGGGTTTatccgcaaaaaaaaatgacaaaaaattgcagacaggtccctgggaaccggtcgcccggcagcggggcggccggccccccaggccgcccggctgcagggcggccggcccccaccCCTATACAAGGTGTTGGCTGCCCCTCACCCCCTCATTTGCCTtactaaaaatccaaaaaaaaagaaaagagagggagggagggagaggaggggtgagggagaggcaaagcggcgaagctctgtcggattttcaagccggcgactttaggtaactaaaattttctacattttataaatagattatgttgtaattatttttttgaaacagtagattagcaatcagttcaattattgttaggagtgattcgTGGTACATTTAGATGCagttacttgtagtgattagcgttaatataatatatttagtgttagatttagtattagaaaatattagaaaattgttagagaagtattagaaaataaaaaaatgtaagataatattagaaaattgtagaaaattatagaaaattgtagagaatgttagaaaatgttagaaaattgtagaaaattatagaaactattttgttgaaatagtagattagcaatcagtttaattattattaggaccgattagtggtacatttaggtgtagttacttgtagtgattagtgttgatatagtacattagcaatctaattaattaattttaaaaattgcaagataatattagaaaatattagaaattattattaatggttagaaaatcttagaaattatttaggaaatataaggaagtattagaaatatttagatgtgtgtgattgtattgtattgttttgatcttacgtggtaggtatggccggggttactcctgcgttgctggacccaacaatagactcgggtcaccggtccttccttgcgaaggttcagcaccaagaactaaacgtgctgcgtccacgtccaccagtAGAGTTGGTTGCTGTAGGCCCACGATGGGTGCTCAGGTGATATGTCAtctattttctgtttttatccgttatacatttcgttatataatgtattaacatttgagcactgtatgatgcaggctgagcgaggcaggtcttctcactgtggctcgtcttgctgagattgctttggtgaagctagacatgtctctactttcagctctcgttgacagatggagacctgagacacacacgttccacctcccttgtggggagatggcaccgaccTTGCaagacgttgcgatgctgcttggtCTTTCTATCCCCGGAGACGCTGTCGGGCCCCGCGTGGTACCTTCTATGTGGCTGGAGGATCTTGAGGAATGTTTTGTaggtgttgccaccacgattgatcctgaagatttcaatgagcacccacagtcgaaaggcccttccaagtcatggctcctacagtttcaGGTACAATTTCGTACATAACGATGTGTTGATATAtttatggctttgaaataactcatgtgtttcttattctcaatattcgtacttcattgcagccggatctgttggcagccgatgctgatgactacagcgtgactagatcactcgaggcatacctgttgtggttATTTGGGTACATCAtattcaacaactcacacgggcaCTGTGCGGATAGGGTGTTTCTGCCCTACACACAGGAGAtcgccgatgcagatgaggatgtcatacccttatatagttgggTTCAGCGGTTCTTATATGACATATCGtggactctgcaaggcatcacagcagaatgataggaatgctgtcctaacggggtgcccaattctgctacagctttgttcttacgagaggattgctatcggtcgtcccatgattgaccagtcaccgtacacgccggatatgtacggtgacacggaggacgacagacccaccatggggactctctggtactctcgacaggtatggacccgataaaaatttatattctatgcgtactatggtcatacattgttccctcaatacctttgttatggacacataatttttatttttgcagaaaacatgggcacatgtacagacccggcggtcttatcctgagtttgttgctgaatttgatcgattgacccCAGAAGACATTGTGTGGGAACCATACAGTCATTCGGCTATAGCCGCACGTGCACCgcttgggatatcttcggtgtGCACACAGGACCAGGACCTATGGATGACTATTGCAgctttggtgtacgacgttgcagttg
This portion of the Panicum virgatum strain AP13 chromosome 2N, P.virgatum_v5, whole genome shotgun sequence genome encodes:
- the LOC120661234 gene encoding ATPase family AAA domain-containing protein At1g05910-like isoform X3, coding for MFQRPRYRSSKSKGENNAAHDEVSARPKRQKLSNSIPRREGLRPRRSLRGKRLHAYQESEDEQESSDEQGAEDQRENGNEIEEDAGDDDEVDGGDEAEADGDDEDGEEEQEGRRRYDLRDRSEVRRPSPRKEGKHRPQSPRRVLVHGIGPKNSKYLKKGGSRMHKRPRFSLPDDSDDSLLVDEPDEGPSMPWMRSGRGGMPWLMGGLDMHSPAAWGLNVGASGWGHQGDSSTSLMPGVQTAGPSSKGGADIQPLQVDESVSFKDIGGLSEYIDALKEMVFFPLLYPDFFANYHITPPRGVLLCGPPGTGKTLIARALACAASKAGQKVSFYMRKGADVLSKWVGEAERQLKLLFEEAQKNQPSIIFFDEIDGLAPVRSSKQEQIHNSIVSTLLALMDGLDSRGQVVLIGATNRIDAIDGALRRPGRFDREFYFPLPGYEARAEILDIHTRKWKDPPPKELKMELAVSCVGYCGADLKALCTEAAIRAFREKYPQVYTSDDKFVIDVDSVSVEKYHFLEAMSTITPAAHRGSIVHSRPLSSVIAPCLKRHLDKIMERISDIFPFLSSVDFSKFSALSYGSSIPLVYRPRLLICGGESVGLDHVGPAVLHELEKFSVHSLGLPSLLSDPSAKTPEEALVHIFGEAKRTTPSILYLPQFHLWWDTAHEQLRAVLLTLLNELPSNLPVLLLGTSSVAFTDLEEECASIFSSRNMYQVDQPSYDDRLRYFNILFESLLSFQTEESRNKLKKQKSAIDLPKAPKVVEGPKVSELKARAEAEQHAVRRMRMCLRDICNRILYNKRFNVFHFPVSEEEVPDYRSVIHKPMDMATVLQRVDSGQYLTRAAFMNDIDLIVSNAKTYNGNDYNGSRIVSRACELRDVVQGMLSQMDPSLVSFCDKIASQGGPLQVMDDEDSSILQAAPVAQLVSGTRISARLRNVQPEVNLSQSYEVLKRQKKSAENEQGLTKDVAARDERSPEDVDLSKPISPEETPKEPDSNGTLKEADNSPAEAAEVPARPEPMETDSSEVATTVSTGDDLLGQLEALKQRFMEHTAGYGVPQLERLYSRIMKGVIELTSKESNEDHRRLVVRYLLTFVENSDNF